The Bernardetia litoralis DSM 6794 genome includes a window with the following:
- the recQ gene encoding DNA helicase RecQ: MIEQKINLKKTLKEVFGYNQFRGNQETIIQNLLDGKNTFVIMPTGAGKSLCYQLPAIVREGTAIVISPLIALMKNQVDQLNAVGINASFLNSTLSKSESNKVKKSVLAGNTKLLYVAPESLTKPENLDFLAKANLSFIAIDEAHCISEWGHDFRPEYRRIRFIVDSLGDLPIIALTATATPKVQQDIQKNLHMEDANVFKTSFNRQNLYYEVRPKTNVKKQLIKYLKGKKGQSGIIYCLSRKKVEEIHEFLKVNDIKSRPYHAGLDSSIRMQNQDAFLNEEVDIIVATIAFGMGIDKPDVRCVIHYDAPKSLEGYYQETGRAGRDGLNADCIMFYSPEDIHKLEKFNKDKPVTERDNARYLLQEMADYATSGVCRRRQLLHYFGENVEKDGGFNDNTDKPKPKFEANQQTEWVLKAVKETEERFTISHIADVLMGKETDYVKSYGHNKVSVFGKGKDQTQQYWRSIIRQVLLFNYLKKDFDNHGVVKLNDKGRDFLKNPKSHKVMLTEDHDFSKITAEDEEKEIGGTAQDKGHDPVLFDLLKKLRKKLAKEKGFPPYVIFQDPSLEEMATVYPTTNDELAQINGVGMAKVDKFGKAFLDAINKYVEENDIETDAEVLVKQTANKSKVKIFIIQQIDRMIDLEEIADAKGMKVGALISEIEHICYSGTKLNIDYYIDKIMDYDRQDEIYDYFMNAETDSIQVALDEFEEDEYGEDELRLMRIKFLSEYAM, translated from the coding sequence ATGATAGAGCAAAAAATAAATCTCAAAAAAACACTAAAAGAAGTTTTTGGATATAATCAGTTTAGAGGAAATCAAGAAACAATTATTCAGAATCTTCTGGATGGCAAAAATACATTTGTAATAATGCCCACAGGAGCAGGTAAATCTCTCTGTTATCAACTTCCTGCTATTGTAAGGGAGGGGACAGCGATTGTAATTTCGCCTTTGATAGCTCTCATGAAAAATCAAGTCGATCAGCTCAATGCTGTTGGAATAAATGCTTCTTTTCTCAATTCTACGCTCTCTAAATCGGAAAGTAATAAAGTTAAAAAATCAGTATTGGCTGGAAATACAAAACTGCTGTATGTTGCTCCAGAATCTCTTACCAAACCAGAAAATTTAGATTTTTTAGCAAAAGCAAATCTGTCTTTTATTGCCATTGATGAAGCACATTGTATTTCAGAGTGGGGACACGATTTTCGTCCAGAATATCGTCGTATTCGTTTTATTGTAGATTCATTAGGAGATTTGCCTATCATTGCCCTCACAGCAACAGCAACCCCAAAAGTACAACAAGATATTCAGAAAAATCTTCACATGGAAGATGCAAATGTTTTCAAAACTTCATTTAATCGTCAGAATTTATACTATGAAGTGCGTCCAAAAACAAATGTAAAAAAGCAATTAATAAAATATCTGAAAGGAAAAAAAGGACAATCTGGAATTATATATTGCTTGAGTAGAAAAAAAGTAGAAGAAATACATGAGTTTTTGAAAGTTAATGATATAAAATCACGTCCGTATCATGCTGGTTTGGATTCTAGTATCAGAATGCAAAATCAAGATGCTTTTTTGAATGAAGAAGTAGATATAATTGTAGCTACAATTGCCTTCGGAATGGGAATTGACAAACCAGATGTTCGTTGTGTAATTCATTATGATGCTCCTAAGTCTTTAGAAGGCTATTATCAAGAAACTGGAAGAGCAGGAAGAGATGGACTCAATGCTGATTGTATCATGTTTTATAGTCCAGAAGATATTCATAAATTAGAAAAATTTAATAAAGACAAACCTGTTACAGAGAGAGATAATGCTCGTTATTTGTTGCAAGAAATGGCTGATTATGCTACTTCAGGGGTTTGTAGAAGAAGACAATTACTTCATTATTTTGGCGAAAATGTAGAAAAAGATGGAGGGTTTAATGATAATACCGACAAACCAAAACCAAAATTTGAAGCCAATCAACAAACTGAATGGGTTTTGAAAGCTGTTAAAGAAACAGAAGAACGCTTTACTATTAGCCATATTGCTGATGTGCTAATGGGAAAAGAAACTGATTATGTCAAAAGTTATGGACATAATAAAGTAAGTGTTTTTGGAAAAGGAAAAGACCAAACACAACAATATTGGCGTTCCATAATTCGTCAGGTTTTATTATTTAATTATCTTAAAAAAGATTTTGATAATCATGGAGTTGTAAAATTGAATGATAAAGGAAGAGATTTTTTGAAAAATCCAAAGTCTCACAAAGTAATGCTAACAGAAGACCATGATTTTAGCAAAATTACGGCAGAAGATGAAGAAAAAGAAATTGGAGGAACAGCACAAGACAAAGGACACGACCCTGTTTTATTCGATTTACTCAAAAAATTACGTAAAAAATTAGCAAAAGAAAAAGGATTTCCTCCTTATGTAATTTTTCAAGATCCTTCTTTGGAAGAAATGGCAACCGTTTATCCAACTACAAATGATGAGTTGGCACAAATAAATGGTGTTGGAATGGCTAAAGTGGATAAATTTGGTAAGGCATTTTTAGATGCTATTAATAAGTATGTTGAAGAAAATGATATTGAAACCGATGCAGAGGTATTAGTAAAACAGACTGCTAATAAATCTAAAGTCAAGATTTTTATTATTCAACAAATTGATAGAATGATTGATTTAGAAGAAATTGCTGATGCAAAAGGAATGAAAGTAGGTGCTTTAATTTCTGAAATAGAACATATTTGCTACTCAGGAACAAAACTAAATATTGATTATTATATCGATAAA
- a CDS encoding macro domain-containing protein: MSFLHFTYTLQLMIGELLVGQAEIIPTDHTDFPYLISAPTMRTPMTIHRSPNVYLTMKAILTLLKYGKFENGELIKHKVKTVALSGLGTGVGQVSPLLCARSMRIAWEDVVNEKFKTEKGWEELRSNYAYFFTHHDRDITYDIP; the protein is encoded by the coding sequence ATGAGTTTTTTACATTTTACTTATACCCTACAATTAATGATTGGTGAGCTTTTGGTTGGTCAAGCTGAAATTATTCCCACAGACCATACCGATTTTCCGTATTTGATTTCTGCTCCCACAATGCGAACTCCCATGACAATTCATAGAAGCCCAAATGTCTATTTGACTATGAAAGCGATTTTGACTCTTCTCAAGTATGGAAAATTTGAAAATGGAGAACTTATAAAACACAAAGTCAAAACAGTTGCTCTTTCAGGTTTGGGAACTGGAGTAGGGCAAGTTTCCCCTTTGCTTTGTGCAAGAAGTATGAGAATAGCTTGGGAAGATGTAGTAAATGAAAAATTCAAAACTGAAAAAGGTTGGGAAGAATTGCGCTCAAATTATGCTTACTTTTTTACACACCACGATAGAGATATAACTTACGATATTCCTTAA
- a CDS encoding PID-CTERM protein-sorting domain-containing protein, with translation MYQKIIFLFFLFFISAIAIAQSPFPTSPSGAVGAPIDGGISLLLAAGAAYGAKKVYEFRNKDESE, from the coding sequence ATGTATCAAAAAATAATATTTTTATTTTTTTTATTTTTTATATCAGCTATTGCAATAGCTCAATCTCCTTTCCCTACGTCTCCTTCTGGTGCTGTAGGAGCTCCAATAGATGGAGGAATTTCTCTTTTACTTGCTGCTGGAGCTGCTTATGGAGCTAAAAAAGTATATGAGTTTAGAAATAAAGATGAATCGGAATAA
- a CDS encoding T9SS type A sorting domain-containing protein yields MCQPSKLSNCYFLFLLFLLFFSYIHQTKAQKLIWGGGYVSEDVFNTATNTGSYNKITTFVMDDADNIYTAGNFIQRVDFDITSSNYWVNPNTTFQNVFINKTDKNGNLIWSKNLRSTHVNARVRITSSTLDSQGNIYVLGVFNYTTDFDPSGGVALLAPNLGSTPNGGALFILKLDTNGNFVWVKPLRSTVTCNSGKIIVNSQDQIYVTGEFIGDIDLDPSTNEVIKTSKGFMDAFLVRLDSDGNYMWSVAKGAETYQLFSGTRSVCESGDKMLDIFLDSQDNLYIILDALIYQQDFGRSTNYINLDPSDVSGAWYNIPGGGRFLLKWDANNQSLWYKYLDLYNVLALTGTIDNNGNVLIGGNYGSLSTLNPINGNIIEQNRPTFINSVYDNRNGVKEIKVDGSNAIYINYEVLDSANIDYHGYNHQVKADGKFNVIAKYDNDLNLEWSSHVFYGNTGLSHLESFYDFRVKTASFGLDAENNLYTAGYFSYLHPTKTNGQPQEGLIDFDPDPCVVKNIVQNIPATNGFKSQISYLQKIDPYFVRTHNITYQNTIFNEAIANDGSIENTILINIESDCDILAGKNGDNFLDSGRVRVTNLPDNFRASVIRLSPTQLEFKLIGNALAHMEIDNVSDLGLEFLSAAFIDNILMSNINNLKKEDLEIKYLNPELSITNVITTNCAASEATVHFTEFITFPVGNIFTVELSDRNGDFTTPIATVSGTASPLILSLPLNIPYNSANYIIRVRASSPNAISDVENNPTIVINPLPQEFLYTITPSTTINAGQSASFNLSAGNTFINYQLLNVDTNTLIGAPVAGQGYGVFSLSTGVLNVTSNFRIIAINQNTGCQREYPIRTIEVKQADVLNVRTGVMYFTIQDAVDAAQENDVIKPLAERRYDENVVITKNITLTSDFTDYKKVHIDQIKIDAANKTLKFSGNMSVLKVVEVKEGEIIVLPNVKFALLSNSSGTAMVINHSETNTIQGNVIVERFLSSSIGYHSISSPIQNAETTQLSDDMNLILNTAYNTAVEPTYTNPFPTLYEYNESSAGTSSPSGIYNGFTIGFKVPQTPNLEIMKGYQANILGSNITMDLEGTVNNGAYSIPVTNNGNIAPNGGFNLVGNPYPSPIEFGKVLDMSTNVAGAIYVEMATSQYGTNMAALVNDVFINSTPFKHISSMQGFWVYATAATGTVNMDNSVRATDYVNPFFYKIEKEQSTKQGLIKLAIEQDGKTDETAIYFENGATSDFDGNYDALKIYTINGTTPTLYSYNKEEGKDTYFSINGLNDFNEDMMLPLAMNIVKSGKHTISVKELKYFHSLSNIYLYDSLTETLHDLKENPEYEFVATANKEVKRFVLLFKVNQLFNSKDRIIAYPNPTPNNFSYSLKNDREGTYTIRVFDSIGKLILEKTQEKQGAFLEGIINLERQSTGLYLLQISDSKNTTHIRIIRE; encoded by the coding sequence ATGTGCCAGCCTTCAAAGCTATCAAATTGTTATTTTTTATTTCTACTTTTCTTGCTATTTTTTAGTTATATACATCAAACAAAAGCTCAAAAGCTGATTTGGGGTGGTGGCTATGTTTCAGAAGATGTATTTAATACTGCAACTAATACAGGTTCTTATAATAAGATAACAACTTTTGTTATGGATGATGCAGATAATATATATACTGCAGGTAATTTTATTCAAAGAGTAGATTTTGATATAACTTCTTCAAATTATTGGGTAAACCCAAATACTACTTTTCAAAATGTTTTTATTAACAAGACAGATAAAAATGGAAATTTAATTTGGTCTAAGAATTTACGTAGCACACACGTAAATGCAAGGGTGCGTATAACTTCTTCTACATTAGACTCTCAAGGTAATATTTATGTATTAGGTGTGTTTAATTATACGACTGATTTTGATCCAAGTGGGGGAGTTGCCCTTCTTGCTCCTAATCTTGGTAGCACACCAAATGGTGGTGCTTTATTTATTCTTAAATTAGACACTAACGGAAATTTTGTTTGGGTAAAGCCTTTGAGATCTACTGTAACTTGTAATTCAGGAAAGATAATTGTCAATTCACAAGACCAAATTTATGTTACAGGAGAGTTTATAGGAGATATAGACTTAGATCCTAGTACAAATGAAGTAATCAAAACATCAAAGGGTTTTATGGATGCTTTTCTAGTACGTTTGGATAGCGATGGAAATTATATGTGGTCTGTTGCTAAAGGTGCAGAAACCTATCAACTATTTAGTGGTACACGTTCTGTTTGTGAATCTGGGGACAAAATGCTAGATATCTTCTTAGATTCACAAGATAATTTATACATTATATTGGATGCTTTAATTTATCAACAAGATTTTGGAAGATCTACTAATTACATAAACTTAGATCCTTCTGATGTTTCTGGTGCATGGTATAATATACCAGGAGGAGGACGTTTTTTGCTGAAATGGGATGCAAATAACCAATCTTTATGGTACAAATATCTTGACCTTTATAATGTATTAGCTTTAACAGGAACAATAGACAATAATGGGAATGTTTTAATAGGAGGTAATTACGGAAGTCTTTCAACTTTGAATCCTATTAATGGAAATATAATAGAACAAAACCGTCCAACTTTTATAAATAGTGTTTATGATAATCGCAACGGAGTAAAAGAAATAAAAGTAGATGGAAGTAATGCGATTTATATAAATTACGAAGTATTGGATAGTGCAAATATAGATTATCATGGATACAATCATCAAGTTAAAGCAGATGGAAAATTCAATGTTATCGCTAAATACGATAATGATTTGAATTTAGAATGGTCTTCTCATGTTTTTTATGGAAATACTGGTCTATCACATCTAGAAAGTTTTTATGATTTTAGAGTAAAAACAGCTTCTTTTGGTCTTGATGCAGAAAATAATTTATATACTGCTGGTTATTTCTCCTATTTACACCCTACCAAAACGAATGGTCAACCTCAAGAAGGATTGATAGATTTTGACCCTGATCCTTGTGTAGTCAAAAATATTGTTCAAAATATTCCTGCTACTAATGGGTTTAAATCCCAAATCTCTTACTTACAAAAAATAGATCCCTATTTTGTTCGTACTCATAATATTACTTATCAGAATACGATTTTTAATGAAGCTATTGCAAATGATGGTTCAATAGAAAATACTATTCTTATTAATATAGAAAGTGATTGTGATATTTTGGCTGGAAAAAATGGAGATAATTTTTTAGACTCTGGTAGAGTACGAGTTACTAATCTTCCTGATAATTTTAGAGCTTCTGTAATTCGTCTAAGTCCTACTCAATTAGAGTTTAAATTGATAGGAAATGCGCTTGCACACATGGAAATCGATAATGTAAGTGATTTAGGTTTGGAGTTTTTGAGTGCTGCTTTTATAGATAATATCTTGATGAGTAATATCAATAATCTTAAAAAAGAAGATTTAGAAATCAAGTATCTCAATCCAGAATTATCTATTACAAATGTAATAACTACTAATTGTGCAGCTAGTGAAGCGACTGTTCATTTTACAGAATTTATTACTTTTCCAGTGGGAAATATTTTTACGGTCGAACTATCTGATAGAAATGGAGATTTTACAACGCCTATTGCTACCGTTTCAGGCACTGCAAGTCCTCTTATACTTAGTTTGCCACTTAATATTCCTTATAACTCTGCAAACTACATAATTAGAGTACGTGCATCAAGTCCAAACGCAATTAGTGACGTAGAAAATAATCCTACCATTGTAATCAACCCTCTTCCTCAAGAGTTCCTTTATACGATTACTCCTTCTACTACAATAAATGCAGGTCAGAGTGCTTCATTTAATTTAAGTGCTGGCAATACATTTATAAATTATCAACTTTTAAATGTAGATACGAATACGCTTATAGGAGCTCCAGTAGCAGGGCAGGGATATGGAGTTTTCTCCTTAAGTACAGGTGTTTTGAATGTAACCTCAAATTTTAGAATAATAGCCATTAATCAAAATACAGGCTGTCAAAGAGAATACCCGATTCGAACAATTGAAGTAAAACAAGCTGATGTACTTAATGTAAGAACAGGAGTTATGTATTTTACAATTCAAGATGCTGTTGATGCAGCACAAGAAAATGATGTTATCAAGCCTTTAGCTGAACGTAGATATGATGAAAATGTAGTTATAACCAAAAATATCACGCTTACATCAGATTTTACAGACTACAAAAAGGTACATATCGATCAAATCAAAATTGATGCAGCCAACAAAACGCTAAAATTTTCTGGTAATATGTCAGTTTTGAAAGTAGTAGAAGTAAAAGAAGGTGAAATTATAGTTTTGCCAAATGTAAAATTTGCACTACTTTCTAATTCTTCTGGAACAGCTATGGTTATCAATCATTCTGAAACAAATACGATACAGGGAAATGTGATTGTAGAGCGTTTTTTATCTTCTTCTATCGGTTATCATAGTATTTCTTCTCCTATTCAAAATGCAGAAACAACACAGCTAAGTGATGATATGAATTTGATTTTGAATACAGCTTATAACACTGCCGTCGAACCTACCTATACGAATCCTTTTCCTACTCTTTATGAATATAATGAAAGTAGTGCAGGAACTTCTTCGCCTTCTGGGATTTATAATGGGTTTACGATAGGATTTAAAGTTCCTCAAACTCCCAATTTAGAGATAATGAAAGGCTATCAAGCTAATATTTTGGGTTCGAATATTACAATGGATTTGGAGGGAACAGTAAATAATGGTGCTTATTCAATTCCTGTAACTAATAATGGAAATATTGCGCCTAATGGAGGTTTTAATCTTGTTGGCAATCCCTATCCTTCTCCAATAGAGTTTGGAAAAGTCTTAGACATGTCCACCAATGTAGCTGGGGCAATTTATGTAGAAATGGCTACTAGCCAGTATGGAACAAATATGGCAGCACTAGTAAATGATGTGTTTATTAATTCTACACCTTTCAAACATATTTCCTCTATGCAAGGTTTTTGGGTTTATGCCACTGCAGCAACAGGAACTGTAAACATGGATAATAGTGTAAGAGCAACTGACTATGTGAATCCTTTCTTTTATAAGATAGAAAAAGAACAAAGTACAAAGCAAGGCTTGATAAAATTGGCTATTGAGCAAGATGGCAAAACAGACGAAACAGCTATTTATTTTGAAAATGGAGCAACTTCTGATTTTGATGGAAACTATGACGCACTCAAAATTTATACAATCAACGGAACTACGCCTACTTTATATTCTTATAATAAAGAAGAAGGGAAGGATACTTATTTCTCTATTAATGGATTGAATGATTTTAATGAAGATATGATGCTTCCTCTTGCTATGAATATTGTAAAGAGTGGAAAACATACAATTTCAGTAAAAGAGCTTAAATATTTTCACTCCTTGAGTAATATCTATCTATATGATTCTCTGACAGAAACATTACATGATTTGAAAGAAAATCCAGAATATGAATTTGTTGCAACAGCTAACAAAGAAGTAAAACGTTTTGTGCTTTTGTTTAAAGTCAATCAATTATTTAATTCAAAAGATCGCATTATAGCTTATCCAAATCCAACTCCAAATAATTTTTCTTATAGCTTGAAAAATGATAGAGAAGGAACTTATACAATTCGTGTTTTTGATTCAATAGGTAAATTAATTTTAGAAAAAACTCAAGAAAAACAAGGCGCATTTCTAGAAGGAATAATTAATCTAGAAAGACAATCTACAGGGTTGTACTTATTACAAATTTCAGATTCAAAAAATACAACACATATTCGTATTATAAGAGAATAA
- a CDS encoding Rossmann-like and DUF2520 domain-containing protein, whose product MKTIFIGAGNVAWHLAMLFFKNKNVQITHIWSRNKENAELLKDKLDKNIEIYHSLDSLDFSKTDADLAILSIADGAFESVLSKLILPKNCILAHTSGAQPMEILKLANYNSIKNIGVFYPLQTFSKAKEVDFSSIPFCIEANNKEIEEKLTSLANQFSQKVFQVSSKDRSILHVAAVFVCNFSNYLWTISETILKEKNLPFDMMKPLLEETLQKALEINPSNAQTGPAIRNDEKVIEKHLNMIEEMNLNSNFSRIYKLMTESIQQK is encoded by the coding sequence TTGAAAACTATATTCATCGGTGCTGGAAATGTAGCTTGGCATTTAGCTATGTTATTTTTTAAAAACAAAAACGTACAAATAACTCATATTTGGAGCAGAAATAAAGAAAATGCAGAATTATTAAAAGATAAATTAGATAAAAATATAGAAATTTATCATTCTTTAGATAGCTTAGATTTTTCTAAAACTGATGCAGATTTAGCTATTTTATCTATTGCAGATGGAGCTTTTGAAAGTGTTTTGTCAAAACTTATTCTTCCAAAAAACTGTATTTTAGCACATACTTCGGGAGCGCAACCAATGGAAATATTAAAATTAGCTAATTATAATTCTATTAAAAATATAGGCGTTTTTTATCCTTTACAGACTTTTAGCAAAGCAAAAGAAGTTGATTTCAGTTCTATTCCATTTTGTATAGAAGCAAATAATAAAGAAATTGAAGAGAAATTGACTTCTTTAGCAAATCAATTTTCTCAAAAAGTATTTCAAGTTTCTTCAAAGGATAGAAGTATTTTGCATGTCGCTGCTGTTTTTGTGTGTAATTTTTCAAATTATCTATGGACAATCAGCGAAACTATTCTAAAAGAAAAAAATCTTCCTTTTGATATGATGAAACCTCTTTTGGAAGAAACTCTTCAAAAAGCATTAGAAATAAATCCATCAAATGCACAAACAGGGCCCGCCATCAGAAATGATGAAAAAGTAATTGAAAAGCATTTAAACATGATTGAAGAAATGAATTTGAATAGTAACTTTAGTCGAATTTATAAACTTATGACAGAGAGTATTCAGCAAAAATAA
- a CDS encoding HesA/MoeB/ThiF family protein: MAKFEVTNISSTEDSFFDRQERIDWWEQDKLKNATVLVVGAGAIGNETLKNLALLGVGNILITDFDDISKSNLSRTVLFRKGDQGKRKAQTAAERIKDMALSDDFKVNYFEGDVVWELGTGVYRHVDIVLGCLDNIETRIAVNKQCYLAGTPWIDAGIYELGLRINFYKPPHAPCYQCSLSPNQWQAARERYSCDDFKKQVTSEGKIPTVQIASALVGALQVQEAVKFLCGQEVPIGKQIYYQGKTNDFDVFDMPDNPDCWAHQASYDEIISLNLDTDILLKDFLKEVSKAENSGEGATLDFRGDRTFVKTMSCRDCQKEIEFYRPSFRIFDYESHCEECRSEGENNTENQTPAPKQTIGQFNLEKLKVNDERLLNFTLKELGIPILHVVAVQDTEGKYKYYELTGDKKKLF; this comes from the coding sequence ATGGCAAAATTTGAAGTAACTAATATTTCATCAACAGAAGACAGTTTTTTTGACCGTCAAGAACGCATCGATTGGTGGGAACAAGATAAGCTAAAAAATGCTACTGTTTTGGTTGTTGGCGCAGGTGCAATTGGAAATGAAACACTCAAAAATTTAGCTCTTTTAGGAGTAGGAAATATTTTGATTACTGATTTTGATGATATTTCAAAATCTAATTTGAGCAGAACAGTTTTATTCAGAAAAGGAGACCAAGGAAAAAGAAAAGCACAAACAGCAGCTGAAAGAATTAAAGACATGGCTTTGTCAGATGATTTTAAAGTAAATTATTTTGAAGGCGATGTAGTTTGGGAGCTTGGAACAGGAGTTTACAGACACGTAGATATAGTTTTGGGTTGTTTGGATAATATTGAAACTAGAATTGCTGTAAACAAACAATGTTATTTGGCTGGAACGCCTTGGATTGATGCAGGGATTTATGAATTGGGTTTGAGAATAAACTTTTATAAACCTCCTCATGCGCCTTGTTATCAGTGTAGTTTGTCGCCAAATCAATGGCAGGCAGCTAGAGAGCGTTATTCCTGTGATGATTTTAAAAAACAAGTAACAAGCGAGGGGAAAATTCCGACGGTTCAGATTGCCTCTGCGTTGGTGGGAGCTTTGCAGGTTCAAGAAGCTGTAAAATTTCTTTGTGGGCAAGAAGTTCCGATAGGAAAACAAATTTATTATCAAGGAAAAACAAATGATTTTGATGTATTTGATATGCCAGATAATCCAGATTGTTGGGCGCATCAAGCTAGTTATGATGAAATTATTTCTTTAAATTTGGATACTGATATTTTACTCAAAGATTTCTTAAAAGAAGTTTCTAAAGCTGAAAATTCAGGCGAAGGAGCAACTTTAGATTTTAGAGGAGATAGAACTTTTGTAAAAACGATGTCTTGTCGTGATTGTCAGAAAGAAATAGAATTTTATCGTCCTTCTTTCCGAATATTTGATTACGAGAGTCATTGTGAAGAATGTAGAAGTGAAGGAGAAAATAATACAGAAAATCAAACTCCAGCACCAAAACAAACTATCGGACAATTTAATTTAGAAAAACTCAAGGTAAATGATGAGAGATTACTCAACTTTACATTAAAAGAGTTAGGAATCCCTATTTTGCATGTTGTGGCAGTTCAAGATACAGAAGGAAAATATAAATATTATGAATTGACAGGAGATAAAAAGAAATTATTCTAA
- a CDS encoding DUF3822 family protein, which translates to MFQEDLILRDEKFEVDQIGRYKLCFSLTPTQCRLAVFDTKSDRCLCYERYTTDIPFGTDQQFLEAFSQLVDTHSFASAGYWQKITLMMGEQEFTYVPDEYFRTEYALSYLRFNTTLDTSQSYVQFSEHQLASTNCLFSMPKTVSDWIEEKYPHQKTGITYVHQTAAFLEGLLLQENKPNQVHALIEGNQLFVAVLNEQKLLFLNRFEFKNAEEVAYFILAVSDDVKINSQKLEVVLYGQITKEGKIFPLLDRYAYVKFAQRPAHLSFSYQFDQLESHEDFDLFSLYYVKTV; encoded by the coding sequence GTGTTCCAAGAAGATTTAATTTTACGAGATGAAAAGTTTGAAGTCGATCAAATAGGTAGATACAAACTGTGTTTTTCCCTTACGCCCACACAATGTCGTTTGGCTGTTTTTGATACAAAATCAGACCGTTGTTTGTGTTATGAACGTTACACGACTGATATTCCTTTTGGAACAGATCAGCAGTTTTTGGAGGCTTTTAGTCAATTAGTAGATACGCATAGTTTTGCATCGGCTGGTTATTGGCAAAAAATTACGCTGATGATGGGGGAACAGGAGTTTACTTATGTGCCTGATGAATATTTTAGAACTGAATACGCACTTTCTTATTTACGTTTTAATACCACACTGGATACTTCTCAAAGTTATGTGCAATTTAGTGAGCATCAATTAGCTTCTACAAACTGTCTTTTTTCTATGCCAAAAACAGTTTCTGATTGGATAGAAGAAAAATATCCACATCAAAAAACAGGAATTACCTATGTTCATCAAACGGCTGCTTTTTTGGAGGGACTTTTATTACAAGAAAACAAACCCAATCAAGTTCACGCACTTATTGAAGGAAATCAACTTTTTGTAGCTGTCTTGAATGAGCAAAAATTACTTTTTCTAAATCGTTTTGAGTTTAAGAATGCTGAAGAAGTAGCTTATTTTATTTTGGCTGTAAGCGATGATGTAAAAATAAATTCTCAAAAATTGGAGGTTGTTCTTTATGGACAAATTACTAAGGAAGGAAAGATTTTTCCACTTTTGGATAGATATGCCTATGTAAAATTTGCTCAACGTCCTGCACATTTGAGTTTTAGTTATCAATTTGATCAACTAGAGTCTCACGAAGATTTTGATTTGTTTAGTTTGTATTATGTCAAAACGGTTTAA
- the msrB gene encoding peptide-methionine (R)-S-oxide reductase MsrB, whose amino-acid sequence MKTNTLILSTSVVICGLAVIVFLGLNDFQNITNEHLEATEILKGTNYKNINLNQKKTSMSDYKEKKSENEWKKELTENEYRVLRQKATERAFTGQFNDHHEKGIYTCGACHEKLFDSKTKFDSGSGWPSFYSSIGGNVKEIKDTSHGMIRVEVVCNNCGSHLGHVFNDGPKPTGMRYCVNSISLDFEKE is encoded by the coding sequence ATGAAAACAAACACTTTAATTTTATCAACATCAGTTGTTATTTGTGGATTGGCAGTTATTGTCTTTTTAGGTTTAAATGATTTTCAAAATATCACAAATGAACATTTAGAGGCTACTGAAATTCTTAAAGGCACTAATTACAAAAATATAAATTTAAATCAAAAAAAAACTTCTATGTCAGATTATAAAGAAAAGAAAAGTGAAAACGAATGGAAAAAAGAATTAACAGAAAATGAATACCGAGTTTTGCGTCAAAAAGCAACAGAGAGAGCATTTACAGGTCAATTTAATGACCATCACGAAAAAGGAATTTATACATGTGGAGCGTGCCATGAAAAATTATTTGATTCAAAAACAAAATTTGATTCGGGTAGTGGCTGGCCTAGCTTTTATTCTAGTATTGGTGGAAATGTAAAAGAAATAAAAGATACTTCTCATGGAATGATTCGTGTAGAAGTGGTTTGTAATAATTGTGGTTCACATTTAGGACATGTTTTTAATGATGGTCCAAAACCAACAGGAATGCGTTATTGTGTAAATTCTATTTCTTTAGATTTTGAAAAAGAATGA